ATAGCGCGCGGGCGGTCTTCGCCAGACGACGCTGGCACCGTTATCCCGCAAATTTGCAAGCGCTCGGGCGGACCGGGCATTTATGGAATGTCCAAACCTATGAACTTCGCCGATCTCGGCCTTTCCCCCGAACTGCTCAAGGCGGTCGATGACGCGGGCTACACCACGCCCACACCGATCCAGGCCGAAGCCATCCCGCCCGTGCTGATGATGAAGGACATCATCGGTATCGCGCAGACCGGGACGGGCAAGACAGCCAGCTTCGTCCTGCCGATGATCGACATCATGGCCAGCGGCCGCCGCCGCGCCCTGATGCCGCGCAGCCTGATCCTTGAACCCACGCGCGAACTGGCCGCGCAGGTTGCCGAGAACTTCGAGAAGTACGGCAAGAACCACGACCTGAAGATGGCGCTGCTGATTGGCGGCGTGCAGATGGGCGACCAGCTGAAGGCGCTGAACGAAGGCGTGGACATCCTGATCGCCACGCCGGGCCGCCTGATGGACCTGTTCGAACGCGGCAAGATCCTGCTGAACGGCTGCGAGCTGCTGGTGATCGACGAAGCGGACCGCATGCTCGACATGGGCTTCATCCCGGACATCGAGTTCATCTGCGACAAGCTGCCCGACACGCGCCAGACCATGCTGTTTTCGGCCACCATGCCGAAGCCGATCGAGAACCTGGCCAAGAAGTTCCTCGACAATCCCAAGCGCATCGAGGTGAGCCGCGCGGCCACCACCAACAAGGACATCACCGCCTTCAAGGTGCCGGTGAAGTCCAACAAGAAGCGCGAGACGCTGGAATGGCTGCTGCGGCACGACCAGGTAGAAACCGCCATCGTGTTTTCCAACCGCAAGACCACTGTGCGCGAGCTGAACAAATATTTGCAGCGCAATGGCTTCTCCAGCGGCGAGATCCATGGCGATATCGACCAGGCTTCCCGCCAGAAGGAACTGGAGCGGTTCAAGTCCGGCGACATCAACATCCTGGTCGCCAGCGACGTCGCAGCGCGCGGGCTGGACATCAAGGGCGTGTCCCATGTCTTCAACTTCGACACGCCGTGGCATCCGGACGACTACGTCCACCGCATCGGCCGTACGGGCCGCGCAGGGGCCAAGGGCCGCGCATTCACCTTCGTGACGCCGGAAGACGCCGAGGCGATCGACAATGTCGAGAAGCTGACCAAGAATGTGATCAAGGTCTTCGGCAAGGAAGACGTGCGCGTCGAGCTGAAGGAGCCGGGGGCTTCTTCGGACAAGCCCAAGGGGCGCAAGCCCCGCTCCGATGACCGCAGCGAGCAGCGCGAAGAGCGCGAAGAGCGTCCGCAGGCGGATGAGGCGAAGGCTGACGAAAAGCCGAAGCGCGCACGCAAACCGCGCCAGGACCGCGACGAGGATGCACCCCGGGAACGGGCGAAAGCTCCCCGCGCGCCGCGCGAAGACAGGCCGAAGCGCGACGACACGGCCAAGCGCGAAGACAAGCCGCGGCGCCGCAGCGAGCCGAAGGAAGATCCCGTGCCGCCCGGCGAGTGGAACGGACCGCAGCCCGGCTTCCTTGGCGTCGGCTTCGACTAGGAACGCGGTTTAACGCCTTGTTACCCATCGCGCGGCTATCCTGCGCGGCGCGATGGAAAACCTGCTCGCAGATGTGGAGGCGTTGGTGCTGGGGCTTGCCCCGGCAGCGGCCGTGTTCGCCTTGCTGGCGCTGGTGCTGAAGCGCCGCCGCATCCTGTCCGCCCTGCGCAATTCGTGGCGCGAGACGCTGACGAACCTTGGCCTGATTGCGCTCAGTTCCATCGTGCTGGGCGCCGCGTTTCACTTCGTCGAACAGAACGCCAGCGCGCATCTCGCACTGTTCCCGCAGCTCGCCGCGACATGGGACGCGTTGCCGCAGGTCTGGCTGTTGGTGCTGGCCCTGCTGATCGACGATTTCATCGTCTATTGGCGGCACCGGTTCGAACATATGCCGCTGTGGTGGCCAGTTCATGCCGTGCACCATTCGGACGAGGCGATCACCTGGCTGACGCTGCAGCGCAAGCATCCGCTTGGCAAGCTGCTTGGCCTGCTGGTGGACGCAGCACCGCTGATCATCCTCGGCTTCCCGCTCTGGGTCATCGCCGCATCGGCCTTCATCCGCACGTGGTGGGGATACTTCATCCATGCGGACCTGCCATGGACGCTGGGCCCGCTCGGCCGAGTGCTGCTCAGCCCCGCCGCGCACCGCATGCACCACATCGATGACGAGGAGCTGATGGGCCGCAATTACGGCGGGTTCTTCACGCTGTGGGACCGCGTCTTCGGCACATGGGACGATGCCGCAGAGCATGTCGGCTGCCGCACGGGTATCGCCGGTGGCAGCAAGCACCTCGGCGGTGAACTTCTGCGGCCCTTCGCGGCGTGGTTCGGCAAACCCGCAAAGCCGCCCGCATCGGGGCAGGCCCAGGCCGAGGCCTAATCCGCCGCCTTCACGAAGCTGTCGATCACGCGCTTCGTGCCCGCCTTTTCGAATTCGATTTCCAGCTTGTTGCCTTCCTGGCCCATCACGGTGCCATAACCGAACTTGTCATGGAACACGCGCGAGCCCAGCGGCAGGTCGCTGCGCGGCTTGGCGGCGAAGCTGGCGGCGCTGCGGGTGTTCTCCCGCACGCGGACCTGCTTGGTGTCATATCCTGTGGCCAATGCGCGCTGCCAGCCGGGGCCGCGCGCCTGTGAGCGTTCAGGGCGATTCTGCACGACATGCGCGAAGGGGTCTTCGCTTTCCGACCAGTTCGCCTGCCACAGCGAGCGGCCGCCGGTCATCGTCGTCTCGCTCTCCACATGCTCGTCGGGAAGTTCTTCCACGAAGCGACTGGGGATGGAGCTGGTCCACTGGCCGTAAATGCGCCGATTCGCGGCGTGCAGGATTGTGCAGCGGCGTCGAGCGCGTGTGATGGCCACATAGGCCAGGCGGCGTTCCTCCTCCAGGCTGGCGAGCCCGCCTTCGTCCAGCGCGCGCTGGCTGGGGAACACGCCTTCCTCCCAGCCAGGCAGGAACACATGGTCGAATTCCAGCCCCTTAGCCGCGTGCATGGTCATGATGGTGACCTTCTCGCCGCCGCCGTCGCGGTCGTTATCCATCACCAGGCTCACATGCTCCAGGAAGTCGCCCAGCGTCTCGTATTCCTCCATCGCGCGGGCGAGCTCGACCAAGTTGTCGGCGCGGCCGGCGCTCTCGGCAGAGCGGTCGGCGGAGAGCATGGCGTTGTAGCCGCTTTCCTCCAGCACGATGCGCAGCAGTTCGGACGGGGTGACCTTCTCGGCCTGCTCGCGCCAGTGGAGGAAGCCCTGCATCAGGCCGGCAATGGTGTTGCGGGCTCGGGCAGGCAGTTCGTCGCTATCGGCCAGCTCCAGGGCGGCGGCGGCCAGCGGCTGGTCCGTGCGGCGCGCGTGCTGGTGCATCTTTTCCAGCGTCTTTGCGCCAAGGCCGCGCTTGGGCGTGTTGTAGATCCGCTCGAACGCAAGGTCGTCCGCCGGCTGGGCCACCACGCGCAAGTAAGCGAGTGCATCGCGGATTTCGGCGCGTTCGTAAAAGCGGAAGCCGCCCACGATGCGGTAATTCAGGCCGATCTGGATGAAGCGGTCCTCAAATTCGCGCGTCTGGTATTGCGCGCGCACAAGGATGGCGACCTGTTCCAGCGGCGCGCCTTCGCGCTCCAGCCGTTCGATCTCCTCGCCCACGCGGCGCGCTTCTTCCGGGGCGTCCCACACGCCGATCACGCGAACCTTCGTGCCTTCGGGCATCTCGGTCCACAGCGTCTTGCCAAGCCGTTCACTGTTGGCCGCGATCAGCCCCGATGCGGCGGCCAGGATCTGCGGGGTGGAGCGGTAATTCTGTTCCAGCTTGATCACGGCCGCGCCGGGAAAATCTTTCTCGAAGCGCAGGATATTGGCCACTTCCGCGCCGCGCCAGGAATAGATAGACTGGTCGTCATCCCCCACGACGCAGATATTCTTGCGCTCCTGCGCGATGAGCCGCAGCCACAGATACTGCACGGCATTGGTATCCTGGTATTCGTCCACCAGAACGTATTTGAAGCGCTGCTGGTATTGCTTCAGGATGTCCGGTTCGCGCCGCAAGATGTTGAGAACATGCAACAACAGGTCGCCGAAATCGCAGGCGTTCAGCGCCTTCAGCCGGTCCTGGTACTTGCGATAGAATTCCTGCCCGCGCCCATTGGCATAAGCCTCGTTCTCCACCGCATCGAGGTCTTCGGGATTGAGCCCGCGGTTCTTCCAGCGGTCAAGCAGGCCGGCCAGCTGACGCGGGGGCCAGCGCTTCTCGTCCAGCTCCGCATCGCGGATCAGCTGTTTCAGCAGCCGCAGCTGGTCGTCCGTGTCGATGATGGTGAAATTGCTCTGCAGTCCCACCAGCTCCGCATGGCGGCGCAGCATCTTTGCGCCGATGGAATGGAAGGTGCCGAGCCAGGGCATGCCCTCCAGCGCGCCGCCCGTCAGCTTGCCCACACGCTCGCGCATTTCGCGCGCCGCCTTGTTGGTGAAGGTGACGCACAGGATCTCGCTGGGCCATGCCAGCCGCTCTCGCACGATATGGGCCAGGCGGTGGGTGAGGGCGGCCGTCTTGCCTGTTCCCGCACCTGCCAGCATCAGCACCGGCCCCTGTGTCGTCATCACCGCCTCCCGCTGCGGCGGGTTCAGGTGCGACAGCCACTCGGGCGCGGCTTCGACAGGCAGGTTTGCGGGGGTGTTCACAGGTGAACAGCTAGGGAACACCGGCCAGCTGCGCAAGGGCTTCGGAACCTCGGTTGCGGCCTTCCGTTGGAAGGGCGGACGAAGACAAGAGGACGTAACCTTATGAAAAAGCTGACAGCCATCATTGCCGCAGGTGCATTTGCCGCCATCGCCACCCCCGCAATGGCCGATCACCACATGGAAGGTGAGAAGAAGGCGAAGTCCGACAAGTGGGAAGTGGTCGAGACCAATTCCCGCGGACAGGCCACCATGGTGCGCAATGGCGACACCACGATTGCCGTGTGCATGAAGGGCAAGACGGACAATTGTATCAACCCGCGCGAAGCGGGCCTGAAGTGGGGCAACCGCCCGCTGGCCTACTGGCCGGGCCAGCCTGCCAGCTCGATGTAAGCTGACGGCAGCAATTTGCCGCGCCTGAGGGCGTGGCTGGACGGGCGGCCGCGTTGGAGAGACGCGGTCGCCCTTTCTCTTATCCGGCCAAGGACGGTTGCAAATTTCGCCCCGGCCCGTTCGCGGCACCGGTTTCGGTGAAGGTTGGCAGGTGCGCGGCAGCCGGTGCGTCGCAGCATTGCTTGTCAAAGCGAACGCCCGCATCAGGGCGGCGGTCGTTCGTTGCGCATGATCTATCCACTAAAGGAGAATGACATGCGTATTTCCCTAATCATTGCTGCCATGGGGTTGGCAGCACCCGGCATTGCCTTTGCGCAGGACGTGCCGCCCGATCCGATGCAATCGGAACACGGCGTGCCGGATACCTCTCCGCCCGTTGTTCCGGATACCGGTGACCCGATGGCTCCGCCCGGTGATGCCGAAAGGCAGGCGGCCTATGACAGCTGGTCGCCCGAACGGCAGGGCGAATACACGCTCTGGTCCGAGGCCGCGCAGGATTACTTCTGGACGCTGAGCGAACAGCGCAAGGAGTGGTTCTGGCTGCTCGTGCCCGACGACCGGATCGCCCTGCTGGCCATGCAGCCGGAGCAGCGGGAGATGGCCTGGACCCGGCTGGAACAGCGGGTGAAGAGTGCGCCTCCCGAGGCAGAGCCCGAAACATCGCCGGACCAGCCAGCCGAACCGGATGGTCGCTGAGCCGACAGGCATAAAAGAGAGGGCGGCTGCGCAGCGGATGTGCCGCCGCCCTTTCCTTTTGCGCTATGCAGGGGCAGGGTCCGCGCCATGAGCGAGACAGAGACCTTTTCCGGCAGCTGCCATTGCGGCGCCATCCGCTATGAAATCAGCGGCGCGCCGATGAACCACACGCTGTGCCACTGCGCCGATTGCCGCCGCGCGACGGGCGCGCCCATGGTTGGCTGGGCGATGGTCGCGATGGACCAGCTTGCCGTCAGTGGGGAGCCTGCAATTTACGCCAGCGGCGAGGATGCCCGGCGGCATTTCTGCATCCAGTGCGGCACGTCCCTGTTCTACAGCAATGCGGCGCTGCTGCCCGGCGTTGCCGACGTGACCACCGCCACGCTCGACGATCCCGAGGCGCTGCCGCCCGACTGCCATATCCAGGTGGCCGAGCGGATCGGCTGGATGGCCACGCAGCATGATCTGGCAGCTTTCGAGCGGTTCCCGCCGCACGACTAGGGGGCGTCAGCCGGTCAGCCGGTCAGCCGGTCAGCCCGTCAGCCGCGCCAGCGTCAGCTTCGCCTTGCCGACCTTGCGTTCGCTGTCGACGGTCAGCGATTTCAGCCGCACTTCCTCGTCCGCCGCGGTTTCCAGTGCCACCCACGTCGCCGGGCCGATCCAGCCAAGACGTGCCAGCCTGTCCAGCGCCACTGCGCCAGCGCCGGTGTGATAGGGCGGGTCCAGCAGGACCAGGTCGGTCGGCGCCTTCGCCGGGCCGAGCGAGAGCACGCTGCCTGCCTTCACATCGCACCGCTGCTGCGCGCGAAGGGCGGCAATGTTGTCGCGAATGGCGCGCACGGCGGCGGCGTCCTGCTCCACGAAAAGGCAATGCGCCGCGCCCCGGCTAAGCGCCTCCAGCCCCAGCGCGCCGGAGCCGGCAAACAAATCCGCCACGCTCAGCTCCTCG
This genomic interval from Paraurantiacibacter namhicola contains the following:
- a CDS encoding GFA family protein, with product MSETETFSGSCHCGAIRYEISGAPMNHTLCHCADCRRATGAPMVGWAMVAMDQLAVSGEPAIYASGEDARRHFCIQCGTSLFYSNAALLPGVADVTTATLDDPEALPPDCHIQVAERIGWMATQHDLAAFERFPPHD
- a CDS encoding DEAD/DEAH box helicase, which produces MNFADLGLSPELLKAVDDAGYTTPTPIQAEAIPPVLMMKDIIGIAQTGTGKTASFVLPMIDIMASGRRRALMPRSLILEPTRELAAQVAENFEKYGKNHDLKMALLIGGVQMGDQLKALNEGVDILIATPGRLMDLFERGKILLNGCELLVIDEADRMLDMGFIPDIEFICDKLPDTRQTMLFSATMPKPIENLAKKFLDNPKRIEVSRAATTNKDITAFKVPVKSNKKRETLEWLLRHDQVETAIVFSNRKTTVRELNKYLQRNGFSSGEIHGDIDQASRQKELERFKSGDINILVASDVAARGLDIKGVSHVFNFDTPWHPDDYVHRIGRTGRAGAKGRAFTFVTPEDAEAIDNVEKLTKNVIKVFGKEDVRVELKEPGASSDKPKGRKPRSDDRSEQREEREERPQADEAKADEKPKRARKPRQDRDEDAPRERAKAPRAPREDRPKRDDTAKREDKPRRRSEPKEDPVPPGEWNGPQPGFLGVGFD
- the rsmD gene encoding 16S rRNA (guanine(966)-N(2))-methyltransferase RsmD — encoded protein: MRIIAGEWKRRQLKAPPGDGTRPTADRTRETLFSMLASRIGSFEELSVADLFAGSGALGLEALSRGAAHCLFVEQDAAAVRAIRDNIAALRAQQRCDVKAGSVLSLGPAKAPTDLVLLDPPYHTGAGAVALDRLARLGWIGPATWVALETAADEEVRLKSLTVDSERKVGKAKLTLARLTG
- a CDS encoding ATP-dependent helicase, whose amino-acid sequence is MNTPANLPVEAAPEWLSHLNPPQREAVMTTQGPVLMLAGAGTGKTAALTHRLAHIVRERLAWPSEILCVTFTNKAAREMRERVGKLTGGALEGMPWLGTFHSIGAKMLRRHAELVGLQSNFTIIDTDDQLRLLKQLIRDAELDEKRWPPRQLAGLLDRWKNRGLNPEDLDAVENEAYANGRGQEFYRKYQDRLKALNACDFGDLLLHVLNILRREPDILKQYQQRFKYVLVDEYQDTNAVQYLWLRLIAQERKNICVVGDDDQSIYSWRGAEVANILRFEKDFPGAAVIKLEQNYRSTPQILAAASGLIAANSERLGKTLWTEMPEGTKVRVIGVWDAPEEARRVGEEIERLEREGAPLEQVAILVRAQYQTREFEDRFIQIGLNYRIVGGFRFYERAEIRDALAYLRVVAQPADDLAFERIYNTPKRGLGAKTLEKMHQHARRTDQPLAAAALELADSDELPARARNTIAGLMQGFLHWREQAEKVTPSELLRIVLEESGYNAMLSADRSAESAGRADNLVELARAMEEYETLGDFLEHVSLVMDNDRDGGGEKVTIMTMHAAKGLEFDHVFLPGWEEGVFPSQRALDEGGLASLEEERRLAYVAITRARRRCTILHAANRRIYGQWTSSIPSRFVEELPDEHVESETTMTGGRSLWQANWSESEDPFAHVVQNRPERSQARGPGWQRALATGYDTKQVRVRENTRSAASFAAKPRSDLPLGSRVFHDKFGYGTVMGQEGNKLEIEFEKAGTKRVIDSFVKAAD
- a CDS encoding sterol desaturase family protein, coding for MENLLADVEALVLGLAPAAAVFALLALVLKRRRILSALRNSWRETLTNLGLIALSSIVLGAAFHFVEQNASAHLALFPQLAATWDALPQVWLLVLALLIDDFIVYWRHRFEHMPLWWPVHAVHHSDEAITWLTLQRKHPLGKLLGLLVDAAPLIILGFPLWVIAASAFIRTWWGYFIHADLPWTLGPLGRVLLSPAAHRMHHIDDEELMGRNYGGFFTLWDRVFGTWDDAAEHVGCRTGIAGGSKHLGGELLRPFAAWFGKPAKPPASGQAQAEA